A genomic window from Lotus japonicus ecotype B-129 chromosome 1, LjGifu_v1.2 includes:
- the LOC130730242 gene encoding enolase — MATITTIKARQIFDSRGNPTVEVDITCSDGTFARAAVPSGASTGIYEALELRDGGSDYLGKGVSKAVNNVNTIIAPALIGQDPTQQTAIDNLMVQQLDGTVNEWGWCKQKLGANAILAVSLAVCKAGALVLKVPLYKHIANIAGNKNLVLPVPAFNVINGGSHAGNKLAMQEFMVLPVGASSFKEAMKMGVEVYHHLKAVIKKKYGQDAVNVGDEGGFAPNIQENKEGLELLKTAIAKAGYTGKVVIGMDVAASEFYKEDKTYDLNFKEDNNDGSQKISGDALKDLYKSFVTEYPIVSIEDPFDQDDWEHYSKLTGEVGTNVQIVGDDLLVTNPKRVQKAIDSKSCNALLLKVNQIGSVTESIEAVRMSKKAGWGVMTSHRSGETEDTFIADLAVGLSTGQIKTGAPCRSERLAKYNQLLRIEEELGAEAVYAGLNFRTPVEPY, encoded by the exons ATGGCAACCATCACCACCATCAAGGCTCGCCAGATCTTCGACAGCCGTGGCAACCCCACCGTCGAG GTCGATATTACATGCTCAGATGGTACTTTCGCTAGAGCTGCAGTACCAAGCGGTGCATCTACTG GGATTTATGAGGCTCTTGAGTTGAGAGATGGAGGATCAGATTACCTTGGAAAGGGTGTATCAAAG GCTGTTAACAATGTGAACACCATCATTGCCCCTGCTTTGATTGGCCAG GATCCAACTCAGCAAACAGCAATTGACAACTTAATGGTTCAACAGCTTGATGGAACTGTTAACGAATGGGGTTGGTGCAAACAAAAG CTTGGAGCAAATGCCATATTGGCAGTGTCTCTTGCAGTCTGCAAAGCTGGTGCTCTTGTCCTGAAAGTTCCTCTTTACAAG CATATTGCTAATATTGCGGGTAACAAAAACTTGGTTTTGCCTGTTCCCGCTTTCAATGTCATTAATGGTGGATCACATGCAGGAAACAAACTTGCTATGCAG GAGTTTATGGTTCTTCCTGTGGGAGCTTCCTCTTTCAAGGAAGCCATGAAGATGGGCGTGGAAGTATACCACCATCTAAAG GCTGTGATTAAGAAGAAGTATGGTCAAGATGCAGTGAATGTTGGTGATGAAGGTGGATTTGCCCCTAACATTCAG GAAAACAAGGAAGGTTTGGAATTGCTGAAAACTGCCATTGCCAAAGCTGGTTACACCGGCAAA GTTGTCATTGGAATGGATGTTGCAGCTTCTGAATTCTACAAAGAAGACAAAACATACGATTTGAACTTCAAGGAAGAT AACAACGACGGCTCACAGAAGATCTCTGGGGATGCTTTGAAAGATCTCTACAAGTCATTTGTGACAGAGTACCCAATTGTTTCAATTGAAGATCCTTTTGACCAGGATGACTGGGAGCACTATTCTAAGCTTACTGGCGAGGTTGGAACCAATGTTCAAATTGTTGGTGATGATCTCTTGGTCACCAACCCCAAG agggtacaAAAGGCAATTGATTCAAAATCATGCAATGCTCTTCTGCTCAAG GTCAACCAAATTGGATCCGTGACTGAGAGTATTGAAGCTGTTAGGATGTCCAAAAAGGCTGGATGGGGAGTTATGACCAGTCACAGAAG TGGAGAGACTGAGGATACCTTCATCGCTGATCTTGCCGTTGGTTTGTCAACG GGTCAAATTAAGACTGGAGCTCCATGCAGGTCTGAGCGTCTCGCTAAATATAACCAG CTCTTGAGAATTGAGGAGGAGCTTGGTGCTGAAGCAGTGTATGCTGGATTGAACTTCCGTACCCCTGTTGAGCCCTACTAA